The following are encoded together in the Drosophila willistoni isolate 14030-0811.24 unplaced genomic scaffold, UCI_dwil_1.1 Seg169, whole genome shotgun sequence genome:
- the LOC124460942 gene encoding uncharacterized protein LOC124460942, whose product MAPRPRSVQASKEERRCSRGTESFRCRVCRGIHPLKRCRRFLRLNVEKRMRAVLANKYCANCLAHQHSGGSCLSGDKCRICEEDHHTLLHFHEQPRRRTPSSVVRRVTPESSRRRVAPTPASDPKLTLTTLLQHRNPHLMPTAMVRIETEGKTFDVKALVDPCSAVSSMATSLATAFKLTAVNIGAEKAVAAVIRSPISEGWRLEAILKVVDGLCCRTPSAPVDPQIAKRFEGIVLADETFYRPSSVSLVLGADVITEVMLEGSLPGVGGRPIAMRTVFGWTLSGACH is encoded by the coding sequence ATGGCTCCGAGACCGCGTTCAGTACAGGCATCGAAAGAGGAGCGCAGATGTTCGCGAGGAACTGAGTCCTTCCGTTGCCGAGTCTGTCGCGGAATCCATCCTCTGAAGCGATGCCGTCGCTTCCTGCGGCTGAACGTGGAGAAGAGGATGAGGGCAGTGCTGGCGAATAAGTACTGCGCCAATTGCCTGGCCCACCAACATTCCGGAGGAAGCTGCTTAAGCGGTGATAAGTGCCGAATCTGTGAGGAGGATCACCACACGCTGCTTCACTTCCATGAACAGCCACGTCGACGCACTCCAAGCTCCGTCGTACGCCGAGTCACCCCCGAGTCCTCCAGACGAAGGGTCGCGCCAACGCCAGCCTCCGATCCGAAACTGACCTTGACCACACTGCTGCAGCACCGCAATCCGCATCTGATGCCCACGGCGATGGTGCGTATTGAGACGGAGGGAAAAACCTTCGACGTAAAGGCCCTGGTGGACCCTTGTTCTGCGGTATCGTCGATGGCGACGTCATTGGCCACGGCCTTCAAGTTGACAGCCGTCAATATAGGGGCAGAGAAAGCGGTGGCAGCAGTGATCCGGTCCCCAATCAGTGAAGGATGGCGATTGGAGGCGATCCTGAAGGTGGTCGATGGCTTGTGCTGCCGCACTCCAAGCGCTCCGGTGGACCCACAGATCGCCAAAAGGTTTGAGGGCATCGTCCTGGCGGATGAGACGTTCTACCGACCGTCGTCAGTGTCTCTGGTTCTGGGCGCGGATGTGATCACGGAGGTCATGCTAGAAGGGAGTCTACCTGGGGTTGGCGGGCGGCCGATTGCGATGCGCACAGTTTTTGGCTGGACCCTGTCCGGAGCGTGCCATTAA
- the LOC124460950 gene encoding uncharacterized protein LOC124460950, whose amino-acid sequence MVNELQDALGSAGFPLRKWTSNVKSVLSCIPKSHLLNADFLDIEEASTAKTLGIRWKATTDEFYFVISPQDVKSAYTKREVLGQIAKIFDPAGWLAPFRAYGAAIYVRVSNDQGISCCLLAAKSRVAPVKTVSLPRLELCGATLLAELAAAVLPQLPVDNAEAFYWSDSTVVLSWLNKPPCTWTTFVANRVAKIVTATNDAPWNHVRSEDNPADLPSRGLSAQELVHKDLWWHGPPWLREPQESWQRATPLPLDTALEKRVVKVHVAIAKPANEILSRFSNLARALRVIAYVIRFGRRCRKLPNDYSGEVTSSEINQVLQALIRVTQRDYFPTEHRCLQQKKSLPTSSTILNLNPFIDASCVIRACGRVQQAAALSYDERNPILLPVVSPLSRLLVLFTHQISLHGGSQLVVRLIRQRYWIPRLRNLVKSVVNSCKVCVIYKRRLQSQLMGTLPAQRTTFARPFTTTGIDFAGPFDIKSFTGRVCRISKGYVCVFVCFSTKAIHLEATSDLSTEAFLAAFARFVSRRGCPQQVQSDNGKNFVGASRVLEKDFLNSTQQKILSHYSHQNLSWHFIPPGAPHMGGLWEAGVKSFKTLFYKATSNQRYTFEEFSTLLAKVEACLNSRPISPMSEDPTDSLALTPGHFLVGGPLLSVTEPEIKDQVPSIINRWQRLKAVSQHFCTRWKDEYLKELHKRNKWRFPSKNLEVGDLVVLKDDNLPFNEWRLGRIHQTHPGSDGNVRVVDCLPLAVL is encoded by the exons ATGGTCAATGAACTTCAAGACGCTCTTGGTTCAGCTGGCTTTCCCTTGCGCAAATGGACATCGAATGTGAAGAGCGTGCTCAGTTGTATTCCAAAGAGTCATTTACTGAATGCTGATTTCCTCGACATCGAAGAGGCCAGCACAGCGAAAACACTGGGAATCCGATGGAAAGCGACTacggatgagttttattttgtcatctcaCCCCAAGATGTCAAGTCAGCTTATACTAAGCGAGAAGTCCTCGGGCAGATCGCCAAGATATTCGAtcccgctggctggctggctcccttt CGGGCTTATGGTGCCGCAATTTACGTGCGCGTTAGCAATGACCAAGGCATATCATGCTGCCTTCTTGCAGCGAAATCTAGAGTCGCCCCGGTTAAAACGGTTTCATTGCCCCGCCTTGAATTATGCGGAGCTACACTTTTAGCGGAACTGGCAGCTGCAGTTCTTCCGCAACTTCCAGTTGATAATGCGGAggctttttattggtcagATTCCACCGTCGTACTGTCGTGGTTAAATAAGCCACCCTGCACATGGACAACGTTTGTCGCAAATCGGGTAGCAAAGATTGTGACGGCAACAAATGACGCCCCATGGAATCACGTTCGTTCAGAGGACAACCCAGCAGATCTCCCTAGCCGCGGCCTGAGTGCGCAGGAATTGGTACACAAGGATTTGTGGTGGCACGGCCCACCATGGCTACGGGAACCACAAGAGTCCTGGCAGCGAGCGACACCACTCCCACTAGACACTGCCTTGGAGAAGCGGGTAGTGAAGGTCCACGTCGCGATCGCTAAGCCAGCCAACGAGATACTATCTCGTTTTTCCAATCTGGCACGTGCCTTACGAGTGATAGCATATGTGATCCGTTTCGGCAGAAGGTGTCGTAAACTGCCAAACGATTACTCCGGGGAGGTGACCTCTAGCGAGATCAATCAAGTACTCCAGGCGTTGATCCGAGTCACTCAGCGTGATTACTTTCCGACGGAACATCGGTGTCTACAGCAGAAGAAATCTCTGCCCACGTCTAGCACCATTCTCAATTTGAATCCTTTCATTGACGCATCATGTGTGATCCGAGCATGTGGGCGCGTGCAACAAGCAGCGGCCCTTAGTTACGATGAGCGTAACCCCATTCTGTTGCCAGTAGTAAGTCCGTTGTCCCGGCTGTTGGTGCTTTTCACGCATCAGATCTCTCTCCATGGGGGCAGCCAACTGGTAGTCCGTCTCATCCGACAGAGATACTGGATTCCAAGACTGCGGAATCTAGTAAAATCGGTGGTCAATTCATGCAAAGTCTGTGTGATTTATAAAAGAAGGCTGCAATCACAGCTAATGGGCACCCTTCCGGCACAGCGAACTACTTTCGCACGACCTTTCACGACCACCGGGATAGATTTCGCAGGTCCTTTCGACATCAAGAGTTTCACCGGCCGCGTTTGCCGCATATCAaagggatatgtgtgtgtctttgtttgcttttccaccAAAGCCATTCACCTTGAGGCAACTTCGGATTTGAGTACCGAAGCATTTCTGGCAGCATTCGCTCGCTTTGTATCGAGGCGAGGGTGTCCCCAGCAAGTGCAGTCCGACAACGGAAAAAACTTCGTAGGTGCATCCAGAGTgcttgaaaaagatttcctaaATTCTACCCAGCAGAAAATATTATCCCACTACAGCCATCAGAATCTGTCCTGGCATTTCATCCCTCCCGGGGCACCACACATGGGAGGGttgtgggaggctggagttaagagttttaaaactctgttcTACAAGGCCACTTCCAACCAAAGGTATACTTTTGAAGAGTTCTCTACGCTGCTGGCTAAGGTAGAGGCGTGTTTGAACTCGCGGCCGATTTCTCCTATGTCTGAAGACCCCACCGACTCTTTAGCTTTGACCCCAGGCCATTTCCTAGTTGGCGGTCCATTGCTATCCGTGACGGAACCTGAAATCAAGGATCAGGTACCGTCTATCATTAACCGGTGGCAGCGTCTGAAGGCCGTGAGTCAGCATTTCTGCACCCGATGGAAAGACGAGTATCTGAAGGAGCTACATAAGCGCAATAAGTGGCGATTCCCTtctaaaaatcttgaagtgggcgatctGGTGGTACTCAAAGACGACAATCTTCCATTTAATGAATGGCGTCTCGGGCGAATCCACCAGACACACCCTGGCAGTGACGGCAATGTCCGCGTCGTCGACTGCTTACCGCTCGCGGTATTGTGA